A window of the Dyadobacter pollutisoli genome harbors these coding sequences:
- a CDS encoding glucoamylase family protein, whose amino-acid sequence MKISFYYLLGLFLLSTQADIQAQKKKAVAAKPAAFNAADRPKNLSDTALLELVQKQTFRYFWEFGHPVSGMSRERSNVAYDYGDEVVTTGGTGFGIMAMIVAAERKWQPRDSVAARLLKMVKFLSKADHYHGIFPHWLNGATGKIIPFGRKDDGGDLVETSFLFQGLLAARQYFDQNTDVERDLRNRIQWIWNEAEWDWYTQGNPNQLYWHWSPNNGWAMNFELRGYNETLITYIMAASSPRYPITAQVYNKCWAQSDHFKNGKEYYGIKLPLGFEYGGPLFFTHYSFVGLDPRNLKDQYANYWEQNVNHSLINYKHCVANPGKFKGYGENSWGLTASDTYNGYNAHSPTNDFGTITPTAALSSFPYTPEQSMKALRHFYDDMGDKIWSEYGFTDAFNESQNWYAKSHLAIDQGPIIVMIENYRTGLLWKLFMKDPDVQNGLKKLGFESPAIEISSKN is encoded by the coding sequence ATGAAGATATCCTTCTATTACCTGCTTGGCCTCTTTCTGCTTTCTACACAGGCAGATATCCAGGCGCAGAAGAAAAAAGCAGTTGCTGCAAAGCCAGCTGCTTTTAATGCCGCCGACAGACCTAAAAACTTGTCCGACACGGCTTTACTGGAACTCGTTCAAAAACAAACTTTCCGTTACTTCTGGGAATTCGGGCATCCCGTAAGCGGAATGTCGCGCGAACGAAGCAATGTAGCTTATGACTATGGCGACGAGGTAGTCACCACTGGCGGAACCGGTTTCGGAATAATGGCGATGATCGTTGCTGCGGAAAGAAAATGGCAGCCAAGAGATTCAGTAGCGGCACGCTTGCTCAAAATGGTCAAGTTTTTGTCCAAAGCAGACCATTATCACGGTATTTTCCCACACTGGCTGAATGGTGCTACGGGCAAGATCATTCCGTTCGGTCGCAAGGATGATGGTGGTGATCTGGTAGAAACCTCTTTTCTTTTTCAAGGTCTTTTAGCTGCCAGACAATATTTTGACCAGAATACAGACGTAGAAAGGGATTTGCGCAACCGTATTCAATGGATTTGGAATGAGGCTGAATGGGACTGGTACACGCAGGGAAATCCGAACCAGCTTTATTGGCATTGGAGTCCAAACAATGGCTGGGCTATGAATTTCGAGTTGCGGGGTTATAATGAGACGCTCATTACTTACATTATGGCAGCCTCCTCGCCAAGGTATCCGATCACAGCACAGGTCTACAATAAATGCTGGGCGCAAAGTGACCATTTCAAAAACGGAAAGGAGTATTATGGAATAAAGCTCCCACTGGGCTTTGAATACGGCGGCCCGCTATTTTTTACACATTACTCCTTTGTGGGCCTCGATCCCCGCAATTTGAAAGATCAGTATGCTAACTATTGGGAACAAAATGTCAACCATTCCCTCATCAACTATAAGCATTGCGTCGCCAATCCGGGAAAATTCAAAGGGTACGGCGAAAACAGCTGGGGATTGACAGCCAGCGATACATATAATGGATACAATGCACATTCTCCGACCAACGATTTCGGTACGATCACTCCAACTGCCGCACTATCCTCATTTCCCTACACACCGGAACAATCTATGAAAGCGCTGCGGCACTTTTACGACGATATGGGTGATAAAATTTGGAGCGAATATGGGTTTACGGATGCATTTAATGAATCTCAAAACTGGTACGCCAAGTCGCATCTGGCCATTGATCAGGGGCCGATCATTGTCATGATAGAGAACTATCGCACAGGGCTTTTGTGGAAGCTGTTCATGAAAGACCCGGATGTTCAGAACGGCTTAAAAAAGCTGGGTTTTGAAAGTCCGGCGATTGAGATCAGCAGCAAAAATTAA
- a CDS encoding glucoamylase family protein — translation MPFKNIVFAGLLLWLGVSCKSEKDPGPSTPTGPSSFGFNSLKVNDAYTGFDYVNVDLKPKIRFTFSTALNGNSVGSGITFRSASGENIAFSSALENGDSSVVVIPSADLDYLKAYTVGATKALKSKSNGTLLSEVKVNLTTRLDSTDKFPVITDDALLTLVQKQTFKYFWDFGHPVSGLARERNSSGDVVTSGGSGFGIMTIPIAIERKFITRAQGLERMQKITSFLKGKTQKFHGAFPHWLNGATGAVVPFSTKDNGADLVETSYLIQGLLTARQYFNDAGVAETALRKDINAIWEAVEWDWFRKNNENVLYWHWSPEYNWDMNHQIKGWNECLITYALAASSPTHAIPKAVYDAGWASNGGFANGKEYYGIKLPLGEPYGGPLFFSHYSFLGLNPTGLSDSYTNYFTQNKAHTLINYNYCKANPQSFNGYSDQCWGLTASDIPDGYDASSPTNDKGVISPTAALSAFPYSPVESMKALKFFYYKLGDKLWGNYGFHDAFSLDKIWFADSYLAIDQGPVIIMIENHRSGLPWNLFMSSPEVKAGLKKLGFTSPDLK, via the coding sequence ATGCCTTTTAAAAATATTGTTTTTGCTGGTTTGCTGTTGTGGCTCGGGGTTTCGTGTAAATCTGAAAAAGATCCCGGGCCATCAACGCCGACCGGCCCTTCCTCTTTCGGATTTAACAGTCTGAAAGTAAATGATGCTTACACCGGATTTGACTACGTGAATGTAGACCTGAAACCAAAGATCAGGTTTACATTTTCCACCGCGCTGAACGGCAATTCCGTCGGCAGCGGGATCACGTTCAGGTCAGCCAGCGGAGAAAATATTGCTTTTTCAAGTGCTTTGGAAAATGGCGACAGCTCTGTAGTAGTTATCCCTTCTGCCGATCTGGATTATCTGAAAGCCTACACCGTTGGCGCCACCAAAGCTCTGAAATCCAAAAGCAATGGGACATTATTGAGCGAAGTCAAAGTTAATTTGACCACTAGACTTGACTCTACTGATAAATTTCCGGTAATCACTGACGACGCATTGCTAACCCTGGTTCAGAAGCAGACATTTAAATATTTCTGGGACTTTGGGCACCCTGTGAGCGGGCTGGCACGTGAAAGAAACTCCTCCGGCGACGTGGTAACCTCAGGAGGAAGTGGCTTCGGGATTATGACCATTCCAATTGCTATCGAAAGGAAATTCATTACCCGGGCCCAGGGACTGGAAAGAATGCAAAAGATCACCAGCTTCCTGAAAGGCAAAACCCAGAAATTTCACGGCGCTTTTCCACACTGGCTCAATGGAGCAACAGGAGCAGTAGTGCCATTCAGTACCAAAGACAATGGTGCGGACCTTGTGGAAACTTCATATTTGATCCAGGGACTACTGACCGCAAGACAGTATTTCAATGATGCCGGAGTGGCTGAAACAGCTTTGAGGAAGGACATTAACGCGATCTGGGAAGCAGTGGAATGGGATTGGTTTCGGAAAAACAATGAGAATGTGCTGTACTGGCATTGGAGTCCCGAATATAATTGGGACATGAACCACCAGATCAAAGGCTGGAATGAGTGTCTGATCACTTATGCGCTGGCTGCGTCTTCGCCAACGCATGCTATTCCAAAAGCAGTGTACGATGCAGGCTGGGCCAGCAATGGAGGATTTGCGAATGGGAAGGAGTATTACGGCATCAAGCTACCACTCGGCGAGCCTTACGGAGGGCCATTGTTTTTCTCACACTATTCGTTTTTAGGACTTAATCCGACGGGCCTGAGCGATTCTTACACCAACTATTTTACACAAAACAAAGCACATACCCTTATCAATTATAATTATTGTAAAGCCAATCCTCAGTCCTTCAACGGTTACAGTGACCAATGCTGGGGATTAACTGCCAGCGACATTCCGGACGGCTACGATGCGAGTTCGCCCACAAATGACAAGGGCGTCATTTCCCCGACAGCGGCGTTGTCGGCTTTTCCCTACTCGCCGGTAGAATCGATGAAAGCATTGAAGTTCTTCTACTACAAGCTGGGGGACAAATTGTGGGGCAATTATGGCTTCCACGACGCCTTTTCACTAGATAAAATATGGTTTGCCGACTCCTATCTCGCCATAGACCAGGGACCGGTTATCATTATGATCGAGAATCATAGGAGCGGCTTACCATGGAATTTATTTATGAGCAGTCCGGAAGTAAAAGCCGGGCTGAAAAAGTTAGGGTTCACCAGCCCCGATTTGAAATAA
- a CDS encoding LamG domain-containing protein: MKTFKNKIIWVVSGFMLVSLSACYEKFDPESYAPSVSIGGFTASNEIAAANLVAHFPFDGDYVDAVSKTAGVNTGTTFANGLKGQAMKGAKDGYVLFDPTAAILGLKSFTMTYWVNSQSTTAAGGIIGLVGLSKKDGFWGNIETFFENGGTETDGIFKAHIQNDSTDTWVAKEGIVNLYNSWTHIALSYDATASTFSIYVNGSKTATSTVAKFGNLKWKNPGKMVFGTVQFQTKPSLTTESKGEPWASYLTGLLDEVRIYNIALKDNEVDALVKLESRGK, from the coding sequence ATGAAAACTTTTAAGAATAAAATAATCTGGGTTGTGAGTGGCTTTATGCTCGTCAGTCTGTCTGCTTGCTACGAAAAATTCGATCCGGAAAGCTATGCGCCGAGCGTTTCCATTGGCGGTTTCACAGCTTCCAATGAAATAGCTGCTGCCAACCTGGTCGCCCATTTTCCATTCGACGGCGACTATGTGGACGCAGTTTCGAAAACAGCTGGTGTTAACACAGGTACCACCTTCGCCAATGGCTTGAAAGGCCAGGCCATGAAAGGTGCAAAAGACGGGTATGTATTATTTGATCCAACCGCTGCTATCCTGGGCCTCAAAAGTTTCACCATGACCTATTGGGTGAACAGTCAGTCGACAACGGCTGCCGGTGGGATTATCGGTTTGGTTGGGCTTTCGAAAAAAGACGGTTTTTGGGGAAATATCGAGACCTTTTTTGAAAATGGCGGCACGGAAACCGATGGGATTTTCAAAGCTCACATTCAAAATGACAGTACCGATACCTGGGTAGCAAAAGAAGGAATTGTAAACCTGTACAATTCCTGGACGCACATTGCATTGTCCTACGACGCTACTGCTTCCACTTTTTCTATTTATGTCAATGGTTCCAAAACCGCAACCAGTACTGTGGCGAAATTTGGCAACCTGAAATGGAAAAACCCTGGGAAAATGGTTTTTGGCACAGTCCAGTTTCAAACCAAACCCAGTCTGACCACAGAGTCAAAAGGCGAACCCTGGGCTAGCTATCTGACCGGTTTGCTGGATGAAGTACGGATTTACAACATTGCCCTGAAAGACAACGAAGTAGATGCCCTGGTTAAACTGGAATCAAGAGGAAAATAA
- a CDS encoding RagB/SusD family nutrient uptake outer membrane protein yields MLMKPGDPRRDATIIFRGETTPSGDAIPAVGDNPMYNQKSYVPFALYTTGFNEGSQQNVRVLRYAEVLLMNAEAANELGNSAQALISLELVRARARGTSKTILPKVTPTDKAALRTAIWNERHVELAMEFDRYFDVIRQGRGEAVFGSKGWKAGKNEVWPIPQNEIDLSAGVLVQNPGY; encoded by the coding sequence ATGCTTATGAAGCCGGGCGATCCAAGAAGAGATGCGACCATTATCTTCCGCGGGGAAACTACACCGTCAGGCGATGCTATACCAGCGGTGGGTGACAATCCGATGTATAATCAGAAATCTTATGTGCCTTTTGCACTGTACACCACTGGGTTTAACGAAGGTTCTCAGCAAAATGTACGTGTGCTCCGCTATGCCGAAGTGCTGCTGATGAATGCAGAAGCTGCGAATGAACTGGGTAATAGTGCACAGGCGCTGATTTCGCTGGAACTGGTGAGAGCCAGAGCGAGAGGTACCAGCAAGACTATTCTTCCAAAAGTAACACCCACTGACAAAGCCGCGCTGCGGACCGCGATCTGGAACGAGCGCCACGTAGAACTTGCCATGGAATTTGACCGCTATTTCGATGTCATCCGGCAGGGAAGAGGTGAAGCTGTTTTTGGTTCAAAAGGGTGGAAAGCCGGCAAAAACGAGGTATGGCCCATTCCACAGAATGAGATCGACCTGAGTGCAGGTGTATTGGTTCAAAATCCAGGTTATTAA
- a CDS encoding RagB/SusD family nutrient uptake outer membrane protein, which yields MKNIGFKNNVKQAGLYLGLLSLLIVPSSCDQSFLDTDPQGKQAGTVFWQNEGDATKAVNAMYANLRGWNNTAFAAIALESVGSDDAEKGSTPSDATFFNDYDNFSVGSGDGQLGGFWSGQYQNINYANQVLDNIPAISMDETLKARYLAEAKFIRAYSYFRLVRAFGDVPLRLKLPKDATEYNIPRTPKAEVYAAIEKDLTEAAAVLPLSYGSSDIGRATKGAALSLHAKVSMYQQKWQQVFDLTTQVISSGQYSLFPNYEALFRVANENSTESIFEIQNELLPNNKDVSNSQYSQVQGVRGVTGGGWGFNTPTTALANAYEAGRSKKRCDHYLPRGNYTVRRCYTSGG from the coding sequence ATGAAAAATATAGGTTTTAAAAATAATGTAAAGCAGGCTGGCCTGTATCTGGGGCTCTTATCCCTCCTGATCGTGCCTTCCTCATGTGACCAAAGCTTCCTGGACACTGATCCGCAGGGAAAGCAGGCTGGTACTGTTTTTTGGCAAAATGAAGGCGACGCCACCAAGGCTGTTAACGCTATGTACGCCAACCTTCGCGGCTGGAACAACACTGCATTTGCTGCTATCGCGCTCGAAAGTGTAGGTTCCGACGATGCCGAAAAAGGTAGTACACCATCTGATGCGACTTTCTTTAATGACTATGACAACTTCTCGGTAGGCTCTGGTGACGGACAACTCGGCGGGTTCTGGTCAGGACAGTACCAGAATATCAACTATGCCAATCAGGTGCTTGACAACATTCCGGCGATCAGCATGGACGAGACATTGAAAGCGAGGTACCTGGCCGAAGCAAAATTTATACGTGCCTACTCCTATTTCCGGTTGGTAAGAGCATTTGGTGATGTTCCCCTCCGCTTGAAATTGCCGAAAGATGCTACCGAATACAACATTCCACGGACTCCCAAGGCAGAAGTCTATGCAGCGATTGAAAAAGATCTAACGGAAGCAGCAGCTGTTCTACCATTAAGCTACGGCTCATCCGATATCGGACGCGCTACCAAAGGAGCAGCATTGTCCCTGCATGCTAAGGTATCCATGTATCAGCAGAAATGGCAGCAGGTATTTGACCTTACCACACAAGTGATCAGTTCGGGCCAATATTCTTTATTTCCAAATTACGAGGCCCTTTTCCGTGTAGCGAACGAAAATTCCACTGAATCTATTTTTGAGATCCAGAATGAGTTGCTGCCTAATAACAAGGACGTAAGCAACTCTCAATATTCTCAGGTTCAGGGCGTCCGTGGCGTAACCGGCGGCGGATGGGGCTTTAATACCCCTACAACTGCCTTGGCTAATGCTTATGAAGCCGGGCGATCCAAGAAGAGATGCGACCATTATCTTCCGCGGGGAAACTACACCGTCAGGCGATGCTATACCAGCGGTGGGTGA
- a CDS encoding SusC/RagA family TonB-linked outer membrane protein has protein sequence MKTIVRLLYMLIFLSVGNVSFAQEINVTGKVTSSADNSPLPGASVLIKGTTTGVPTDAEGNFAIRVPSAQSVLVFSMIGMTPQEVVVGTQTVLNVAMQEDARSLEEFVVVGYGTQRKLDVTGSVVQIKGEDISKQPSMNAVSGLQGKVAGVQINNSGKPGEAPQIRIRGVGTAYGSANPLYVVDGVWFDDISFLNSGDIESMNILKDASSQSIYGVRAANGVVLITTKKGKSGKAVVDYNGFVGYQKVTNQIKMANANEYATMVNELSTINGKSAILDPTQYGEGTDWYHQILRNAMVTNHQLSISGGGEKSTYSFSLGYLNQDGIVEKNNFKRYTARLQNDFQVLKSLKIGYTATGSFSKSKDEAGGIFRQLYAAGPVVPVYYADGTYGDPTDYNLGDGNNFNPQVTIDYYNQNTKKTLLTGNAYAELSILKGLTFKTSLGGRYSQDETRYYNPEYVATFKQRNTTSLLEFTRPQARYWIFENTLTYTKDFGQHSFTVLAGQSAQRDQSYKLTASALNVPYSSEGDLYLTLGNTDGRNVKDEGDLGTYASYFGRVNYSFGDRYLVNASLRADGSSKFFQGGNAWGYFPSVGAGWVISNESFMKGQNIFDNLKLRGSWGKIGNASVPSNLSTLTVATGGGLAAIFGGTVNTGASINTIIPPTTYWERGVGTDAGIEASFLKSRLTVELDYYIKKTERAIFDIPVLSSIGTESGRIVGNQANFQNKGFEFALNWRDDIGKDLSYSIGFNGGINNNTVLSVSSGANPIYDGGVGLTSGALATRTKVGDPIGSFYGYVVDGIFQNLDEISKSAQPNAKPGDFKYRDISGTNGTPDGAITGLDRQVIGNPNPKFTYGINTTWNYRHIDLSLDFQGVAKVDLYNANLGWRYGNENFTKDFYDNRWHGEGTSNTYPSANIGGGSNYLPNTFFVQSGSYFRVRNAQIGFTFPQAVNEKLKIRKLRLYANAQNALNFFKYKGLSPEVRANENKPTQAGIDANVYPLSATYNFGINVTF, from the coding sequence ATGAAAACTATTGTACGGTTACTGTACATGCTGATTTTTCTGTCCGTTGGAAATGTCTCCTTCGCACAGGAAATAAATGTTACAGGAAAAGTCACTTCCAGCGCTGACAACTCTCCCCTTCCAGGAGCCAGCGTACTGATAAAGGGAACCACCACGGGTGTCCCGACCGACGCCGAAGGAAATTTCGCGATCCGCGTTCCGTCTGCTCAATCTGTCCTGGTGTTTTCAATGATCGGGATGACCCCACAGGAAGTTGTTGTGGGTACCCAGACCGTTTTGAATGTGGCAATGCAGGAAGATGCACGGTCATTGGAGGAGTTTGTGGTGGTGGGTTATGGTACCCAACGTAAACTCGATGTTACCGGGTCTGTTGTTCAGATAAAAGGTGAAGATATTTCAAAACAGCCTTCAATGAACGCAGTGAGCGGTTTGCAGGGAAAGGTTGCCGGTGTCCAGATCAACAATTCAGGAAAGCCTGGTGAAGCCCCGCAGATCCGCATTCGCGGCGTGGGAACTGCTTATGGTAGCGCCAACCCATTGTATGTAGTTGACGGTGTCTGGTTTGATGATATATCATTCCTCAATTCCGGCGATATTGAAAGCATGAACATCTTGAAAGATGCTTCCAGCCAGTCTATTTACGGTGTGAGAGCAGCTAATGGTGTGGTTTTGATCACTACTAAGAAAGGTAAATCCGGTAAAGCTGTGGTTGATTACAATGGTTTTGTAGGTTACCAAAAAGTGACCAACCAGATCAAAATGGCCAATGCGAATGAATATGCTACTATGGTCAATGAACTCAGCACGATCAATGGGAAATCCGCCATTCTTGACCCAACACAATATGGTGAAGGAACGGACTGGTACCATCAGATTTTGCGAAATGCAATGGTTACAAATCATCAGCTTTCGATCAGCGGTGGTGGCGAAAAATCCACTTACAGCTTTTCATTGGGTTACCTCAACCAGGATGGTATTGTTGAAAAAAATAATTTTAAAAGATACACAGCGAGGTTACAGAACGATTTTCAGGTATTGAAAAGCCTCAAAATAGGTTATACTGCTACCGGTTCGTTCAGCAAGTCCAAAGATGAAGCAGGCGGGATTTTCAGACAGCTCTACGCTGCCGGTCCGGTGGTACCCGTTTATTATGCCGATGGAACCTATGGTGACCCGACCGATTATAACCTCGGCGACGGTAACAATTTCAACCCGCAGGTAACGATCGATTATTACAATCAAAACACCAAAAAGACGCTTCTGACCGGTAATGCTTACGCTGAGCTTAGTATTTTGAAAGGCTTGACCTTCAAAACGAGCCTCGGCGGCCGCTACTCACAGGATGAAACGCGTTACTACAATCCGGAATACGTTGCCACTTTCAAGCAGCGCAACACCACCAGCTTACTGGAATTTACACGTCCTCAGGCCCGGTACTGGATCTTTGAAAACACATTGACCTACACCAAAGACTTTGGCCAGCACAGCTTCACAGTTCTTGCAGGACAGTCAGCACAGCGTGACCAATCATACAAACTCACCGCCAGCGCATTGAATGTTCCGTATTCCAGCGAAGGCGATTTGTACCTCACCCTTGGAAATACGGATGGACGTAATGTGAAGGATGAAGGCGATTTGGGAACGTATGCTTCTTATTTTGGTAGGGTAAATTACTCCTTCGGCGACCGGTATCTTGTAAATGCTTCTCTTCGCGCCGATGGTTCTTCCAAATTCTTCCAGGGTGGCAATGCCTGGGGTTATTTTCCTTCGGTAGGAGCAGGCTGGGTGATCAGCAATGAATCATTCATGAAAGGCCAGAACATTTTTGACAACCTGAAACTAAGAGGTAGCTGGGGCAAGATCGGTAATGCGTCGGTTCCTTCAAACCTTTCTACGCTTACTGTCGCGACAGGCGGTGGCCTGGCGGCGATTTTTGGCGGAACTGTTAATACCGGCGCTAGCATCAACACCATCATTCCTCCTACTACTTACTGGGAACGGGGCGTTGGTACTGATGCAGGTATTGAAGCATCTTTTCTGAAATCAAGACTGACTGTTGAACTGGATTATTACATTAAGAAAACGGAAAGAGCGATTTTCGATATTCCCGTACTTAGCTCCATTGGTACAGAATCGGGTCGTATCGTAGGTAACCAGGCCAATTTCCAGAACAAAGGGTTTGAATTCGCATTGAACTGGAGAGACGATATCGGCAAAGATCTTTCGTACAGCATTGGTTTCAATGGCGGTATCAATAATAACACAGTACTTTCGGTTTCTTCAGGTGCCAACCCTATTTACGATGGTGGCGTGGGATTGACCAGCGGTGCACTCGCGACACGCACCAAAGTAGGCGATCCTATCGGTTCATTTTACGGCTATGTTGTAGACGGAATCTTCCAAAACCTGGACGAGATCAGTAAGTCTGCCCAACCTAATGCAAAGCCAGGTGATTTCAAATACCGTGACATCAGCGGGACGAACGGAACGCCGGACGGTGCCATTACAGGCCTCGACAGACAAGTGATCGGTAACCCGAACCCCAAGTTTACATACGGTATCAACACTACCTGGAACTACCGCCATATTGACCTGTCTCTGGATTTCCAGGGCGTTGCCAAAGTGGATCTTTACAATGCGAACCTGGGCTGGAGATATGGAAATGAAAACTTCACGAAGGATTTCTATGACAACAGATGGCACGGTGAAGGCACTTCCAACACCTATCCGTCTGCCAACATCGGCGGAGGCTCCAACTATCTGCCTAACACATTCTTTGTGCAAAGCGGCAGCTATTTCCGTGTGAGAAATGCTCAGATTGGTTTCACATTCCCACAGGCGGTCAACGAAAAACTGAAAATCAGAAAGCTAAGACTTTATGCCAATGCGCAGAACGCATTAAATTTCTTCAAATACAAAGGACTTTCTCCTGAGGTGCGTGCGAACGAGAACAAGCCTACGCAGGCAGGTATCGACGCTAATGTATACCCGCTTTCGGCTACTTACAACTTCGGTATCAATGTCACTTTCTAA